In Setaria viridis chromosome 5, Setaria_viridis_v4.0, whole genome shotgun sequence, the genomic stretch TCTTGCTCTTCCCCACGCCCAGCATTGCGACCGGCCAGGTGCCAAAACTCCTGAACATCACAGCATTGCTCACTGGTTTACGCAATTGGGTTTCGCATTTCCAATATGGGATTGTTGCATGTAAACTAAATTGATTGTGAATTCAAACAGGATCGCAAATTTGTATGCAAAATTGTGAGAGTTGTAGCATCCtttggaaggaaagaaagatcaAGAGGATTGTGATGTCATGGTCGATTTACCTTATGCTTCGAAGCTGTTGGAAGAGGTCAAGGGAGTAGACGTTGTCCTCGTCGGCGAAGTAGACGAGTCCGTGGATGCGGTGCTGCTCGATGTGGTCGAGCGCGGCGTTCCTCTGGCGCAGGCCGCCGCggggctccgccgccgggcgcccGGGCCGCCACCGGCGAGCAGCGTcgggcgcgtcgtcgtcgcagcGTGGGGAGGCGAGGTGGCGGTACATGACCCCGCAGCcgcggagcagcgcggcggTCTCGCGCGTGGCGGCGCCGCGCTCGACGACGAGCCAGAGCAGCGGCTGCGGGACAAGGCGGAGCGTGTGCGCGAGGCGGTGCAGGTGGTACGCCTgcagcgggcgggcgcgggTCGGCGTCACGACTATCAGGGTCGGCGGCTCCAGGTctgtctccgccgccgccgctgggacACGGACTAGGGCCGGTGGCGAAGAAGGGTGGGGGTCGTCCGGGagcgggtggtggcggaggtcgaggtggtggaggtggcggtgcgCGAAGGGGAAGAGGCCGGCGACGAAGCcgaggaggaagcagaggaggaagcacgGCGACGAGaagggccgccgcggcgagaacggcagcaccgctgccgccataggctttgtgctgctgctgccgcgcgcGTGCGCCTGCCTATGCGTGTGGTTTTCTGGCACTAGCAGGCGGCGGGGGGCCATGGCTTCCGGCTTTTGGGGGACGGGGAAGGACTCGCCGCGCAGACCGACTTGGTCGCGGGCGTAGGCGCGGTGGCGTGGCGCCGTGGCGTGGTGACGTGGACTTGGGTGGACGGGGCGCGTGGGGGCGGGACGCGCGTTCCATGCGGACCATTTCGCAGGGAAACACGCTGGCCCGTGGCCCCGAGCCCCCGATAGCCCCGTTATCCACCGGGTGATCGGTCACGTTGAGGGGTGGTTTGGCGTACCATGAGCTgagctttcttttctttttggataAATACCATGAGCTGAGCTTGTCGAGCTTGAGCAGCGCGTCGGGAGATACATAAAATTTGATTGATACCCGTCTTGTATTCTAAACTAGCAAGATGATCCACGCTAATAGCGTGTCTGATACACTTTCAGCTATCTTAATAATAGGTAATAACATGTAACTTTTTTCTCTCTAGGTATTTTCTCATTATTCTCATAGCGATGAGCTATATAGGTAGGTTCTTTCGAGATGTTCTTCTCTTATTGTCTTTGTTAGCAACTACATCAATGCACCATCTTCTATGCCTTGAGCAATCTAATTTCCTCATCAATGATCAAGATCTTGGTGCACATCTGGTCCATGCACATCATAAATAGACCTGTACTCTTTGATATTCTCTTGTAATTTTTTTAGGTATACGAACATCTTGAACTTTATTGGCTTAATattctccttttttttatcatgttcACTCCGGCTTTTGTGTAGTTTTTTTAATAGTTGTTATGCTCCCAGTCTTATTTTCAGTAACTATGCCAATGcactatcttttttttttcttgcattaGGCAAATCAATTTCCTTGCTAATTAACATTATCTCGATGGATGTGTAGTCCATGGACATCATGAACTAGAAACCTCCCCTCCTTAATATTCCAATAGACTTTTTTTTCTCTAGCTTGTCTTGTTGGAAAAACGTGGTAGAACGACTTCTCCTAGTTTTTAGAATGGATAGGATGTGTGAAATGTCAAAAATACCCTTAggttatttcttttgtttttttatttttcttcctaaTTTTCCCATTcattctcttttttcctttttatggcggaaccgcccaaatttaCTTGGCTAAAATAcacttaagtcgcttaacacgcgatcatgtactttaaacaaatcaacttggtcgtccgtcggatttcatccgataaaccacttaactcaggatcgagaaagcaagactcgcacgaaggcgagtggttacagagattacaacagtccatctcaATTATACAAGTGCATcgaattattacaacatcaagttcgaaattcaaacaaggtttgcagagttttcaaataacagaaataaataagTGGAAGCTAGACATCGTTGCAGGATATCATtaagaagccgatcatgacatcaatgatccctgtcctcgccgtccgaggagggatcccactcaaccgtccaaccaggaggaagttggggaggccaagtgccacttgcagcgagctcaagggtatcaacatcacctaaaaagatgtgccacaacaagactgagcgattacgctcaacaagacttaaccaaccggtggcaacacctagacatgcaagctttttggctctggagtttgtttttgccaaaagcgactagtgtaggtccttattttcaatattttagccacaagttctactgttgttttaccattctaagttagcaactatactaaacctAGCAtaatttccaagcaatttatacaagtaacaatattagatcatcatttttcattattactcagtgtagcatagcgatcaagtagtcccaaactgtgagaagcagacgaatcaattcaaatttcttaaccatgcatggcgaacctaatcccacgacattcgcgcaccgtgaagggtcgcttcatttgtcagccatccccatcaattcccagacccgtgtcgggcccacttcccttagtacaaggctccatagacccagcctctgccgttctatgaccgcacttgtcaccacatgcggccgcaagggaactctgtttcagagacagtggaacgatccgctcacgttccggttcaatcaggtactaggcttccccatccaatactaggtatgagattaatactttcaacacttgatcacgaacactatcacatctcgaccttagtccaatttcaggtagacagacggggcaatccaccgaccaccaaaaacagttcacagagccctaccccgtccatcgtccttataatgtaacaaaaagaaagcaatcaactcctataactcgcgagtgacaggcaatcacttgacttttaccgagtcctattaagcattgcaactactcggcttatcatactagtgttcagatcaaaagggtactaagtcatgcatttttacggtttcaatcaactcctggaacgtaaatgcgcaatcaaagtaatcaattgtattgcaagtatttaaaaaTAGGAAATCATGCTTCGGGACTTGCCTTTACAcggggagttagcgaactggtcctcggttTGCTCCGGTACGGGCTTGGCTCCGACTTGATGCAgattctggcgccgggtgaagctcgtacattccgtcagcaaggttcagctctacacgaaatgcaaatgcatcaagttcaactCCCATGCTTTCTCATATCGGATGCAAAATATGAATTAGCACAGAAGTGTAATTTACATTATGACCACATTCATCTAAACAAGGTTCTAtaccttctttatctgcataagggaaggtgtgttgtggtacaAAACCCGaggttgatttgatggtgattgtgtacatatatgcaacttaaatttattaaactttagatcggaaggttatcctatttctgaatgtttttttacctcttccaaaaGAGACCATCACCTTTACGTAaggtttctttcttccatttagtTAGGTTTATCTCACAAATTTTATTTCAGTCTTCAAACAGTGAGGTATGACCTTGGTAATTTAACAATAGATTAGATATAACATCATTAggctactgtaaaaatttaggGTGCATTGGATCAGTATAAAAATAGTTAAAATGATTTCATCATCCCAATGTGATAGGTACTTAATCATTTTTAACTCGAGTTATTCAGAGAAATTGTTGCTGAAATCTTAACAGAGTGTTACAAAGAAGCAACAtagcctttggtgaatttttcagaatttttgacGAAGGGCAACCATATACCCTAACTTCTCCTCATTTATTTTCCTATAAAAGGGTAGGTGGGTTCCAAGAACCTTCAAATAGGGTTTCAGATTTTTCTTGTGAACTAGGCTACACCACTGATTTACTCaatgtggtttcacatttttctcacctCTGGATGAATTATTATACAAAAAGACAAAAAGCAACCTTAGATTTCcattataaaactaaaacagagactTAAACATCCGTGCTAGTCTCCAAATGATTTTTCCCAGCTTCTATTCTCTAAGACAAGCACTTGAGGGTTGGAttcatcattttagcatttttctatggTTTACTACGATTTAAATAgtttaaacaaggattaaaacatataacagTAATTCTAGcagagacatgtgccaaaactatttttattagaaactatactttatactgagtctagaaaaattggtttgacatttttcctatttttgtacaatttatggtgtattttcaaagtttggatCATTTTCtgccaaaaacaaaagaaaaaccgtGGCAATCTTGCGATCTAGCCCTTAGGTCTATAGGTTAAATGCGCAGAGGTCCTTGACTTTAGCGCTAAGGCCCCTGTAAGACGGGAAAATACACAAGTGTGTCCTTGGAGGCGTGCACGGCAGCGGTCCGGCCAAATTACGGCGATACGCCGGCCAATCCAGGGCAACAAGTTGTAGGGAAGGTGTGGGAGCTCACCGGAAGACGATTGGCGGTGATTGGGGGCGCGGAGGAGGCTCGGTGGGGGCAGAACGGTGCAAGGGCAGTGTGCCGGCATTGTCGGCGCTTAGGGACCCCAACAAGCGGCTCGGGAAGCTTCGCGTGGGTACGGCGGAGCTAGCGGTagtggcggcgaggagcggggagcggcggaggtgggggctccacggaGAGGTGGCTCGGCGCCGGGTGCAAAACAGAGCAgggggagcgcggcgaggctGGTCGAGTGGGGAAAGGGGCATAGGCAGCGCCGGAGGGCTGGGCGGAGCAGGCGAGCGAGGCGGGGCGGGACTGGCAGCTGGGGACCAGAGGGAGCCAGGGCGCTgctgcggccattaatggcagCGAGGCCATTGGCGCAGAGAAGGGAGGTGGCGCGATAGGCGAGAACACTACACGCGAGGCGAGCAGGCACGGGCGAAGCAAAGCGAGCGTGCGCGGCAATAACAGCTTTGCTGGGATGTGTCACTGGCGAGGCGAGGAGgcagctgtcgcggccggggcggcggttgGTGAAGGTGGTGGTGTCGAGCAGGGCGTCCGCGGGGGCGCGCGTTCGGGCAGGGCAGTGGGCAAGGCatgccctcgggcgaggcggacctGCCGGGAGCAGGGTGGGGGACCGCGACGCTTCACTGGCGGCGGGGCACGCGAGGCGTCGACCTGCCACGGCCGGAGACCGAATGGAGGCGCTGCGCCGGTGAGCGGAGGCcacgcggcgagcggcgggcctAGCGCGACGCACGCGCTCTGGCACGCTATGGGTGCAAGGGATTTGCGAGAGCCAGCGATGGGGCGGGCTTCGAGCACGAGTTACTCCCGATTTTTGATCTGCGTGATcttaactccctttacaaaagttgtagtcctcaaaTCCAAGTTCAACGTTTGTAATTGAACTGAGTTCAAATTTACAGCATATTTGAAGATAaaaagcttcaaagtttgaagaaatgcctgatttccagacttagagaATTTTCAGCTGTTTGGCTTTTTTCAAGGTTTTTGGCTGTATTGAGCTCCAGTTTTGGAAAGCTTCTGAGGTGAATTTGCCCATGGTACAAAAGATGAAGTTATTGTATGAACTTAGCTCTCCAACTCTTACAAAGGGTTTTTCTGGTGTTCTGTTCAAGTTTCATGAGATAAGCTCATGCCAAGATGCATGGTTGAACCGATTCCAGACTTATTGCAGGTCGGGGGCTGGGTTGACCAAACTGGCCGACTTTGACCTGGGTTTTGAAAGCCTTCTATGCAGATCTCGAGCTTACTCCTTTAGTCAACATTGTTAAGGActcgaagctctaaaacttttatATAGAGCTCAGCTTGAGTTCATATTTGGAAACTATAGATAaagaacttcaaatttgagactttatctgtttttcttaaattgacacaGTTTTGAATTTCGAGTTTTTTAAGGTCTTATGCTCAGATTCaaacaaaacaccaaaaataaaagttgttagggaagttgagttctacaactcttagttggagagatttttaagttcttaagcaaaaatttgagttatgtTTTAAACAGTTGTTTGgcttgtgagggcaaaagtgtctttttacttgtcttcacaactaccaattgttcttctttatTCTCTAATGACTTTATttaagattaaacatgatttaattaggctaggttgttacactTTTTTTCTTCCCCATA encodes the following:
- the LOC117855608 gene encoding probable glucuronosyltransferase Os10g0205300, which encodes MAPRRLLVPENHTHRQAHARGSSSTKPMAAAVLPFSPRRPFSSPCFLLCFLLGFVAGLFPFAHRHLHHLDLRHHPLPDDPHPSSPPALVRVPAAAAETDLEPPTLIVVTPTRARPLQAYHLHRLAHTLRLVPQPLLWLVVERGAATRETAALLRGCGVMYRHLASPRCDDDAPDAARRWRPGRPAAEPRGGLRQRNAALDHIEQHRIHGLVYFADEDNVYSLDLFQQLRSIRSFGTWPVAMLGVGKSKTQLEGPVCDDSRVVGWHTNERNSRSRRFHVNSSGFAFNSSMLWDADKRAHQAWNYIRLLDTVREGFQETTFIEQLVEDETHMEGIPAGCSKIMNLNLRLEDKHLGHPKGWQMTQNLDVIIPL